The Chanos chanos chromosome 3, fChaCha1.1, whole genome shotgun sequence genome segment AGTAGTATGAACTGACGATTACATGGTGATAGCTATTCATTAAAACTCTAGATGTGTTGATATTCATCAAATTCATAAATTTGTCACCTCTCATACGCCTGGCTAATTAGTAGTTAAAAAGTTCAAATGGTGTTTATAGTCACAATGGATGATAGATTATTATGTTAATGTTCACATGAGAATTTCAGTTGTGTTGAATGGAATTCTATACAACTAACATTTTATCTTTTATCATGAGATGAATTTTACATCCAACGAAACTAGGCTCTGATATATGCCCGTGCTCCTCCATTTTCActatctgctctctgttttatgtCACGGAGTTTCTGAGCTTTCACTTTGTCCCCAGTTTCTTCCATCTTCTCAATAAGGAAGTCAAGATGACGAAGAGTGGAAAACGAGTCGGACTCCATTGCTGTCTCCTCTAGAGTCATTACACACTGATACGCTTCTTTCACCAGTCTGATTTTCTCACTTTCTACCTCCCTCAACTCACTCTGAATTCTACTTACtaggctctctttctctttcactttcccctcttcttccaTGTACTTCATCTTTACATCTTCATGAGTTTTCTTCACCCTCCTGGTTCTCAGTTCATATATCTTCTCCTCTTTGACATGCTGGGTGTAATGACATTTCCCAGTACACACAGTGCAGTGATTTCCACTCATTACACTACACCATGAGAGATCTCTGACCCACCAGCATCCTGGGTAGTGACaattctcctcacacacaggacagcagGTTGCTTTTGTGTACAAGAGCCAGGAAAGCCACCAGCTTTGCTGTATGGGAACCTTCTCTTTGTAAGCCTCATCTACTTCATACTCAAAGTTTtggtttctctccatctctttcttgtGATCATTCAGGGCTTCTTGTGTCTGTTCAagttcagtttgtttcagtTCCATCATCTTGATGCGATCCTGTAAATTCTGGACGCAAGCTGCCAGTTGCTTACGTTGTCGCAGAACTTCCTTCGTCATCCTCAAGCTTTTTGGCTGCATTTTTTCCAGATGTTCCAAAAACTTCTTCATGTTGTCCACCCCAAGATTCCATGCTGTTCTGTAAACTGAACCATCACTTTCCTCACATTCTGCCTGAAATGCCTCTCCTTTGTAGTTGTTGAACAAGAAATAAACAGGTGTGTTATTCTCTTGTGCATATGGTACTTTGGCTTTTTTGGTGGCAGCAAGGGGATTTTTAGGGTATGCTCCATCTGAATGTGTAACAAATATCACAATGCTCTGCTCTATGTCTTTACCAAACAAGGACAGAACAgcatcaaaaatgtat includes the following:
- the LOC115806458 gene encoding immune-associated nucleotide-binding protein 12-like, with the protein product MDKASASGLGEDLYRAHDDKGRLNEIIKDCHSFAGQQSHYLLKARKINLNEDGTLRRWTYGEKDEKKSCKTILMVGETGTGKTTLINTIINYILGVKFEDKVWFEITNEEDDNQTHMTVYEIYVKEAPFSLIIIDTPGYGDTRGLKYDQQIAENLYILCRSVDGIHEIDAVGLVVKASQNRLTDSQKYIFDAVLSLFGKDIEQSIVIFVTHSDGAYPKNPLAATKKAKVPYAQENNTPVYFLFNNYKGEAFQAECEESDGSVYRTAWNLGVDNMKKFLEHLEKMQPKSLRMTKEVLRQRKQLAACVQNLQDRIKMMELKQTELEQTQEALNDHKKEMERNQNFEYEVDEAYKEKVPIQQSWWLSWLLYTKATCCPVCEENCHYPGCWWVRDLSWCSVMSGNHCTVCTGKCHYTQHVKEEKIYELRTRRVKKTHEDVKMKYMEEEGKVKEKESLVSRIQSELREVESEKIRLVKEAYQCVMTLEETAMESDSFSTLRHLDFLIEKMEETGDKVKAQKLRDIKQRADSENGGARAYIRA